A single window of Anas acuta chromosome 31, bAnaAcu1.1, whole genome shotgun sequence DNA harbors:
- the LOC137846297 gene encoding C-type lectin domain family 2 member B-like isoform X16 → MGKGAQEKNHPDQEEVLNPPRDEEKQCEWGSSPRGMGRKCHRVQQLLAPLCVVLSVLVLVLVVALVVAQLQSRSSHPQFSHVCPDKWISFQSKCYYFSENESNWITSLEKCKAMEASLTSIDSLEELAFIKRYMGQGNHWLGLHEDVNGRCRWTNGTAFNDWFEVWGDGPCVYINQEKISSAFCHMEKYWICSRHNDYVLRRQKIHPE, encoded by the exons ATGGGGAAAGGAgcccaagaaaaaaatcaccctgaCCAAGAAGAAGTACTGAACCCtccaagagatgaggaaaaacaatGTGAATGGG GCTCCAGCCCCCGTGGGATGGGAAGGAAATGTCATCGTGTACAACAGCTCCTGGCTCCGCTGTGTGTGGTGCTGAGTGTCCTTGTCCTCGTTCTGGTGGTGGCCTTGGTTG TTGCGCAGCTGCAGTCTCGCTCATCACATCCCCAATTCTCCCACGTGTGCCCAGACAAATGGATCAGCTTCCAAAGCAAGTGCTACTATTTCTCAGAGAATGAAAGCAACTGGATCACCAGCTTGGAGAAGTGCAAGGCCATGGAAGCCTCCCTGACCTCCATAGACAGCCTGGAGGAACTG GCTTTCATCAAGCGCTACATGGGCCAAGGAAACCACTGGTTGGGGCTGCACGAGGATGTCAACGGCCGGTGCAGGTGGACCAACGGCACAGCCTTCAACGACTG GTTTGAGGTGTGGGGAGATGGCCCTTGTGTGTACATAAACCAGGAGAAGATCAGCTCAGCCTTCTGCCACATGGAGAAATACTGGATCTGCAGCAGGCACAACGACTACGTCCTCCGGAGGCAAAAGATTCACCCCGAATAA